One segment of Rhipicephalus sanguineus isolate Rsan-2018 chromosome 6, BIME_Rsan_1.4, whole genome shotgun sequence DNA contains the following:
- the LOC119396244 gene encoding POU domain, class 3, transcription factor 4, protein MAAASNPYIGTSAVSSLTSVHLPPSQAMQVAASQPTAGYGREPPEMKYMPPQPHHQGGPNGLSSHHHHQWVSLQTDASMWSMAPASMADIKPAQAAELGHHHPLSGSHHARTATAQHMGSWHHAVSPHMGAMGGMHPQHHQHHHHPYGGMNGMLGGAAHPAMREVPHADQVPPHPHMHGQHDPRALDHHHHRHPSESGEEEAPSSDDLEQFAKQFKQRRIKLGFTQADVGLALGTLYGNVFSQTTICRFEALQLSFKNMCKLKPLLAKWLEEADSTTGSPTSIDKIAAQGRKRKKRTSIEVSVKGALESHFHKQPKPSAQEIASLADSLQLEKEVVRVWFCNRRQKEKRMTPPINQPQAGAPGGGPPTPDMMMCHGGSPGDMHHHSPPAMMQSPPPPPPPPHSALHPGQSLAAH, encoded by the coding sequence ATGGCAGCAGCGTCGAACCCGTACATCGGCACGTCGGCAGTGTCCAGCCTGACGTCGGTGCACCTGCCGCCGAGCCAGGCCATGCAGGTGGCGGCATCGCAGCCGACGGCGGGCTACGGCCGCGAGCCGCCCGAGATGAAGTACATGCCACCGCAGCCGCACCACCAGGGAGGACCCAACGGACTGTcgagccaccaccaccaccagtggGTGTCGCTACAGACGGACGCCTCCATGTGGTCCATGGCGCCGGCCAGCATGGCCGACATCAAGCCCGCGCAGGCGGCCGAGCTTGGCCACCACCACCCGCTGAGCGGAAGCCACCACGCGCGCACCGCCACCGCGCAGCACATGGGCTCGTGGCACCACGCCGTGTCGCCGCACATGGGAGCCATGGGCGGCATGCACCCTcagcaccaccagcaccaccaccacccgtACGGCGGCATGAACGGCATGCTGGGCGGCGCAGCCCACCCGGCCATGCGAGAAGTCCCTCACGCCGACCAGGTGCCCCCCCACCCGCACATGCACGGGCAGCACGACCCGCGCGCGCTggatcaccaccaccaccggcacCCCAGCGAAAGCGGCGAGGAGGAGGCGCCTAGTTCGGACGATTTGGAACAGTTCGCCAAGCAGTTCAAGCAGCGCCGCATCAAGCTCGGCTTCACGCAGGCCGACGTCGGGCTGGCGCTCGGCACGCTGTACGGGAACGTCTTCAGCCAGACGACCATCTGCCGATTCGAGGCGCTGCAGCTGAGCTTCAAGAACATGTGCAAGTTGAAGCCGCTGCTGGCCAAGTGGCTCGAGGAGGCCGACTCGACCACCGGTTCGCCCACGTCCATCGACAAGATCGCCGCCCAGGGACGCAAGCGCAAGAAGCGCACCAGCATCGAGGTGTCGGTGAAGGGCGCCCTCGAGTCGCACTTCCACAAGCAGCCCAAGCCGTCCGCCCAGGAGATCGCCTCCCTGGCCGACAGCCTGCAGTTGGAGAAGGAAGTGGTCCGCGTCTGGTTCTGCAACCGGCGGCAGAAGGAGAAGCGGATGACGCCGCCCATCAACCAGCCGCAGGCTGGGGCACCCGGCGGCGGACCCCCGACGCCGGACATGATGATGTGCCACGGCGGATCGCCCGGAGACATGCACCACCACTCGCCGCCGGCCATGATGcagtcgccgccgccgccacccccGCCCCCGCACTCCGCGCTGCACCCGGGTCAGTCGCTGGCGGCCCACTGA